One stretch of Chryseobacterium sp. LJ668 DNA includes these proteins:
- a CDS encoding CDP-alcohol phosphatidyltransferase family protein, giving the protein MNFIKNNLANAITLGNLFSGCVGAVHLMNGDYETTAICIILSLVLDFFDGFVARALKANSNLGTQLDSLADMVSFGLIPGLTMFKMLEPFGNDFLGIHLLFEINYLGFLITLFSCLRLAIFNLDEDQKYYFKGLNTPSNTILIFGIYYFFKHESSPRVFDSAIFETAFVFLTFLSSWLLISPIKMIAMKFKSMKLQDNYPKLALLIGSILILIIFKTFGIPLVILYYIFISIVFRKLLN; this is encoded by the coding sequence ATGAATTTCATTAAAAACAATCTGGCAAATGCCATCACACTCGGAAATTTATTTTCTGGCTGCGTGGGTGCAGTCCATTTGATGAACGGCGATTATGAAACAACTGCAATTTGTATCATCCTTTCTTTAGTTTTGGATTTTTTTGACGGATTTGTTGCACGAGCTTTAAAAGCAAATTCCAATTTGGGAACCCAGCTTGATTCTTTGGCAGATATGGTAAGTTTCGGGTTGATTCCGGGATTGACAATGTTTAAAATGCTTGAACCTTTCGGAAATGATTTTTTAGGAATACACCTTCTGTTCGAGATAAACTATCTTGGATTTCTAATTACGCTTTTTTCATGCCTGAGATTGGCGATCTTCAATTTGGATGAAGACCAGAAATATTATTTTAAAGGATTAAATACACCAAGTAACACGATTTTGATTTTTGGAATTTATTATTTTTTCAAACATGAATCTTCACCAAGAGTTTTTGATTCAGCGATTTTTGAAACGGCTTTTGTTTTTTTAACATTCTTATCTTCTTGGCTCTTGATTAGTCCGATTAAAATGATTGCAATGAAATTCAAATCGATGAAGCTACAGGATAATTATCCGAAACTGGCTTTATTAATCGGTTCAATTCTGATATTAATTATATTTAAAACTTTCGGAATTCCATTAGTGATTCTCTATTATATTTTTATTTCGATTGTATTTCGAAAACTATTAAATTAA